One window from the genome of Malus domestica chromosome 01, GDT2T_hap1 encodes:
- the PIP1 gene encoding aquaporin PIP1-1 isoform X1, with the protein MEGKEEDVKLGANKFPERQPIGTSAQTDKDYKEPPPAPLFEPGELKSWSFWRAGIAEFMATFLFLYITVLTVMGVSRAPNKCASVGVQGIAWAFGGTIFALVYCTAGVSGGHINPAVTFGLFLARKLSLTRSVFYIIMQSLGAMAGAGVVKGFQPKQYELLGGGANAVNHGYTKGDGLGAEIVGTFVLVYTVFSATDAKRNARDSHVPILAPLPIGFAVFLVHLATIPITGTGINPARSLGAAIIYNKGHAWDDHVMDLLGRTIHRSCTCCTLPSDSHQSHPIQDQGLTW; encoded by the exons ATGGAGGGTAAAGAAGAAGATGTGAAGCTGGGAGCCAACAAATTCCCAGAGAGGCAGCCCATAGGGACCTCAGCACAGACAGACAAGGACTACAAGGAGCCACCGCCGGCGCCGCTGTTCGAGCCCGGCGAGCTCAAGTCCTGGTCTTTCTGGAGGGCTGGGATTGCTGAGTTCATGGCCACCTTCCTCTTCCTCTACATCACTGTCCTCACTGTCATGGGGGTTTCCAGGGCACCCAACAAGTGTGCCTCTGTGGGTGTTCAGGGCATTGCCTGGGCCTTTGGTGGTACCATCTTTGCCCTTGTTTATTGTACTGCTGGTGTCTCAG GTGGTCACATAAATCCAGCTGTGACATTTGGTCTCTTCCTAGCAAGGAAGCTCTCCCTGACCAGATCCGTGTTCTACATCATCATGCAAAGCCTTGGGGCAATGGCTGGTGCCGGGGTGGTGAAGGGGTTCCAACCGAAGCAGTATGAGTTGCTCGGCGGTGGAGCTAATGCGGTGAACCATGGCTATACCAAGGGTGACGGCCTAGGCGCTGAGATTGTTGGCACTTTTGTTCTTGTGTACACTGTTTTCTCTGCCACTGATGCCAAGAGAAATGCCAGAGACTCTCATGTCCCT ATCTTGGCTCCACTCCCCATTGGGTTTGCTGTATTTTTGGTGCATTTGGCAACCATCCCCATCACCGGAACTGGCATCAACCCTGCTAGGAGTCTGGGAGCTGCCATCATCTACAACAAGGGCCATGCATGGGATGATCATGTGA TGGATCTTCTGGGTCGGACCATTCATCGGAGCTGCACTTGCTGCACTCTACCATCAGATAGTCATCAGAGCCATCCCATTCAAGACCAGGGATTGACATGGTAA
- the LOC103404604 gene encoding uncharacterized protein, which produces MSFMKGDLLTRTRKLVKGLAKAEPVWLKAMEKAPPVTFPRANAIQKITLPEDVYIKKFFQKHPDSKHEDAIKISSFDPPPARIFGLRVLVLKEQGVAEEEAMAVADMEYRMERKEKKKAYSRLKKIARLQGKRPPPNPYPSAIKEIQAEEKKFVRDRFYNPKIIQLVRQLQEDKAAEAQERFRAGGGSG; this is translated from the exons ATGTCGTTCATGAAGGGAGATTTACTTACGAGAACTAGAAAGCTGGTGAAGGGCCTGGCCAAGGCCGAGCCTGTTTGGCTCAAAGCCATGGAAAA GGCACCGCCTGTAACGTTTCCTCGTGCAAATGCAATTCAGAAAATCACTCTCCCAGAGGATGTTTACATAAAGAAGTTTTTCCAGAAGCATCCAGATTCCAAACATGAAGATGCCATCAA GATTTCTTCTTTTGATCCTCCTCCAGCCCGTATATTTGGTTTGCGGGTACTTGTGTTGAAGGAGCAAGGTGTTGCTGAGGAAGAAGCAATGGCAGTAGCTGAT ATGGAATACCGGatggagagaaaagagaagaagaaggcataTTCCCGCTTGAAGAAAATTGCACGCCTTCAAGGGAAGAGGCCTCCTCCCAACCCATATCCCAGCGCTATCAAGGAAATACAAGCTGAGGAGAAGAAGTTTGTTCGTGACCGTTTTTACAATCCCAAAATTATTCAACTTGTAAGGCAATTGCAAGAGGACAAGGCAGCTGAAGCGCAGGAGAGATTCAGAGCAGGAGGAGGTTCCGGGTAA
- the PIP1 gene encoding aquaporin PIP1-1 has protein sequence MEGKEEDVKLGANKFPERQPIGTSAQTDKDYKEPPPAPLFEPGELKSWSFWRAGIAEFMATFLFLYITVLTVMGVSRAPNKCASVGVQGIAWAFGGTIFALVYCTAGVSGGHINPAVTFGLFLARKLSLTRSVFYIIMQSLGAMAGAGVVKGFQPKQYELLGGGANAVNHGYTKGDGLGAEIVGTFVLVYTVFSATDAKRNARDSHVPILAPLPIGFAVFLVHLATIPITGTGINPARSLGAAIIYNKGHAWDDHWIFWVGPFIGAALAALYHQIVIRAIPFKTRD, from the exons ATGGAGGGTAAAGAAGAAGATGTGAAGCTGGGAGCCAACAAATTCCCAGAGAGGCAGCCCATAGGGACCTCAGCACAGACAGACAAGGACTACAAGGAGCCACCGCCGGCGCCGCTGTTCGAGCCCGGCGAGCTCAAGTCCTGGTCTTTCTGGAGGGCTGGGATTGCTGAGTTCATGGCCACCTTCCTCTTCCTCTACATCACTGTCCTCACTGTCATGGGGGTTTCCAGGGCACCCAACAAGTGTGCCTCTGTGGGTGTTCAGGGCATTGCCTGGGCCTTTGGTGGTACCATCTTTGCCCTTGTTTATTGTACTGCTGGTGTCTCAG GTGGTCACATAAATCCAGCTGTGACATTTGGTCTCTTCCTAGCAAGGAAGCTCTCCCTGACCAGATCCGTGTTCTACATCATCATGCAAAGCCTTGGGGCAATGGCTGGTGCCGGGGTGGTGAAGGGGTTCCAACCGAAGCAGTATGAGTTGCTCGGCGGTGGAGCTAATGCGGTGAACCATGGCTATACCAAGGGTGACGGCCTAGGCGCTGAGATTGTTGGCACTTTTGTTCTTGTGTACACTGTTTTCTCTGCCACTGATGCCAAGAGAAATGCCAGAGACTCTCATGTCCCT ATCTTGGCTCCACTCCCCATTGGGTTTGCTGTATTTTTGGTGCATTTGGCAACCATCCCCATCACCGGAACTGGCATCAACCCTGCTAGGAGTCTGGGAGCTGCCATCATCTACAACAAGGGCCATGCATGGGATGATCAT TGGATCTTCTGGGTCGGACCATTCATCGGAGCTGCACTTGCTGCACTCTACCATCAGATAGTCATCAGAGCCATCCCATTCAAGACCAGGGATTGA